The following proteins are co-located in the Imtechella halotolerans genome:
- a CDS encoding TonB-dependent receptor: MRDKQIFLWINLLIWLFIQEVNGQNKIHGTVLDANGKYPLIGASVMIEETSQGSITDAHGGFEITNVIFPVQLKISFVGYETIILNVKEYPADFIVRLIEKPQELKEIVVSAFEGSKRLKEIPASVANVGFREIERYNLTSPQQALNTLPGVKLESTTIGRYSLKIRGGNLGDIGHDDGYKTYWNGIPVTLASGGLPLGQFDYGSVETMTIIKGPSGSIYGSGLSGVLLLENRKPSYKQSSIQTDFFGGSYGTYRYGLTFTTGGQNSDVRLQYSNVHTDGYREEAASDNKYVNLNARFFPNEKQSLSLIAQYVDRSYGIPGNLTAEQVAEDPRQSTFSRELDNGLRGKNMLIGASHTLRFGKGWENNTSFSYQVYEGNFLIGNQYFTVADRNITTAFSLRTATTYNFKGLFGNHAKWIFGAEYTRGINEFNEFGNGFESAIVSARTATDRSVLGFSQLEFELPKDITLTLGASFNNFRLDFQERLLPMENPYFSKEVNDFSPRIALTKKISEGLFLYTNVSKGFAPPPRGAIDNNGTQLNFNLESTKGWNKELGIRGNTFSGQFFYDIALYKLDVKDVILPRVSSNLQGIELIVNENAGAINRSGIEVRTEYLVRLRPESKFSKVGVFSSYTYMNHRFETYNTIETDQNGQTTEISFNGKHVPGIHPHTLVSGLDLVSKYGVYLNGTYSFYDAVYLNNSNAISDNAYQLVDVKIGFKNSLNTNCYLDVFVGGNNLLNTSYSSTHQYNSSFGAYYDPAPGRNFYSGVNIKYTF; the protein is encoded by the coding sequence ATGAGAGATAAACAAATATTTTTATGGATAAACTTATTGATATGGTTGTTTATTCAAGAGGTAAATGGACAAAATAAAATCCATGGAACCGTATTGGACGCTAATGGAAAATACCCTTTGATTGGAGCTTCGGTAATGATCGAAGAAACGAGTCAAGGTTCTATAACTGATGCACATGGAGGGTTTGAGATTACGAATGTAATTTTTCCTGTGCAATTAAAGATTTCATTTGTTGGTTATGAGACTATTATACTGAATGTAAAGGAATATCCTGCAGATTTTATAGTGAGATTGATTGAAAAGCCTCAGGAATTAAAAGAAATAGTTGTGTCTGCTTTTGAAGGAAGTAAACGACTTAAGGAAATCCCTGCGTCCGTAGCTAATGTTGGATTTCGTGAAATAGAAAGGTATAACTTAACAAGCCCTCAACAAGCTCTTAATACCTTACCAGGGGTTAAATTGGAGTCTACAACAATTGGAAGATATTCCCTTAAGATTCGGGGAGGAAACCTTGGGGATATAGGTCATGATGATGGGTATAAGACCTATTGGAATGGTATTCCTGTAACTTTAGCAAGTGGAGGACTTCCATTGGGACAATTTGATTATGGTAGTGTAGAGACGATGACTATTATTAAGGGGCCATCGGGAAGTATTTATGGTTCAGGATTAAGTGGCGTTTTATTGTTAGAAAATAGAAAACCTTCGTATAAACAATCTAGTATACAAACCGATTTTTTTGGAGGAAGTTATGGGACCTATCGTTATGGGCTTACCTTCACCACCGGAGGTCAAAATAGTGATGTAAGATTACAGTATTCCAATGTTCATACAGATGGCTATAGAGAGGAGGCTGCTTCAGATAATAAATACGTGAATTTGAACGCTAGATTTTTCCCCAACGAAAAGCAAAGTTTATCTCTTATTGCACAGTATGTTGATCGCAGCTATGGCATACCTGGGAATCTTACGGCAGAGCAAGTAGCGGAAGACCCAAGACAATCTACTTTTTCTAGAGAATTGGACAATGGTTTAAGGGGTAAAAATATGCTAATAGGAGCCTCTCATACTTTGCGTTTTGGTAAAGGTTGGGAAAACAACACTTCTTTTAGTTATCAAGTCTATGAAGGTAATTTTTTAATTGGTAATCAGTATTTTACTGTTGCTGATAGGAATATAACAACTGCATTTTCTTTAAGAACGGCCACTACTTACAACTTTAAAGGTCTATTTGGAAATCATGCGAAATGGATTTTTGGTGCAGAATACACACGTGGAATAAATGAATTTAATGAATTTGGAAATGGTTTTGAAAGTGCTATTGTAAGTGCGAGGACTGCAACTGACCGTTCTGTTCTCGGGTTTAGCCAACTCGAATTTGAACTTCCAAAGGATATAACTTTAACTCTAGGTGCAAGTTTTAATAATTTTCGTTTAGATTTTCAAGAACGACTTTTACCTATGGAGAATCCTTATTTTTCAAAGGAAGTGAATGACTTTTCACCTCGAATAGCCTTGACAAAGAAAATTAGTGAAGGATTATTTTTATATACCAATGTGAGCAAGGGGTTTGCTCCTCCACCAAGAGGTGCTATAGATAATAACGGAACCCAATTAAACTTTAACTTAGAGTCTACTAAAGGCTGGAACAAGGAGTTAGGAATACGTGGAAATACATTTAGTGGTCAATTTTTTTATGATATAGCGCTTTATAAATTAGATGTAAAGGATGTAATTCTTCCAAGGGTCTCTAGTAATTTACAAGGGATTGAACTCATTGTTAACGAAAATGCCGGAGCTATAAATCGCAGTGGAATTGAAGTAAGGACAGAATATTTGGTAAGGTTGAGACCAGAAAGCAAGTTCTCAAAGGTTGGAGTATTTAGCAGTTATACTTACATGAATCATAGATTTGAAACTTATAATACTATCGAAACTGATCAAAATGGACAGACCACAGAAATTAGTTTTAACGGTAAGCATGTGCCTGGAATCCACCCTCATACCTTGGTATCGGGCCTAGATCTTGTGTCCAAATATGGAGTGTACCTTAATGGTACCTATTCATTTTATGATGCAGTGTACTTGAACAATAGTAATGCTATTTCCGACAACGCCTATCAACTTGTTGATGTTAAAATTGGTTTTAAAAATTCATTGAATACCAATTGTTATTTGGATGTTTTTGTTGGGGGTAATAACCTATTAAATACCAGTTACAGTTCAACTCATCAGTATAATTCCTCTTTTGGAGCCTATTATGATCCGGCGCCCGGAAGAAACTTTTACTCCGGAGTTAACATTAAGTATACTTTTTAG
- a CDS encoding ASCH domain-containing protein — MKESNKKESVTLIWERFLQENPMNKRIQEPISFYFCDNKEDADQCASLVVQGIKQATATSLWWFEKNHEKLPEVGDQYIITDWEGNAKAIIETIKVVPTPYNEITAEFAEIEGEGDKSLAYWKRVHEAFFTREMEPYGEKFDENMMIICEHFKIIYRM, encoded by the coding sequence ATGAAAGAAAGCAATAAAAAAGAGTCTGTTACATTGATTTGGGAGCGTTTTCTACAAGAAAACCCCATGAATAAACGAATACAAGAACCCATTTCCTTTTATTTTTGTGACAATAAAGAAGATGCAGATCAATGTGCATCATTAGTTGTCCAAGGAATTAAACAAGCAACAGCCACCTCACTTTGGTGGTTTGAAAAGAATCATGAGAAACTCCCTGAAGTTGGTGATCAGTATATTATTACAGACTGGGAAGGAAATGCAAAAGCCATCATTGAAACCATTAAAGTTGTACCGACTCCTTATAATGAAATCACCGCCGAGTTTGCAGAAATTGAAGGTGAAGGAGACAAATCTTTAGCATACTGGAAAAGAGTACACGAGGCATTTTTTACACGTGAAATGGAACCTTATGGTGAGAAATTCGATGAAAACATGATGATTATTTGTGAACATTTCAAAATCATCTATCGTATGTAA
- a CDS encoding helix-turn-helix domain-containing protein — MFRIENQSRLKGIYKQLLEIYKGNYSSRIDRTDYSDDLEVLTVLLNMVTEKLQPLSVLQEDIDFKNSSTSLNIVIIVNNDFKIMESNNSFSQLVGKEGTQLYNQPLENYLANQSIEEWYRLKKELTHTSTIENKINLWFKTNHARPCSGICTIVSFPRTSLLYGKRILIASIRVENKISCRSVHKDQSSLGRTMLDVKKQKKVIPALNGRDISILISIENHVKNNLQMPLVTLRELAHSFGTNEYKVKIGFKKLFGVSVFQFLKNERLKKAHALVKFTSIPIKEIALTVGFKQPNHMSREFKRRYGYNPTELR; from the coding sequence ATGTTTAGAATTGAAAATCAATCACGATTAAAAGGTATTTATAAGCAGCTACTTGAGATCTACAAAGGAAATTATTCAAGTCGTATTGATCGCACTGATTATTCCGATGATTTGGAAGTATTAACAGTGTTGTTGAATATGGTTACTGAAAAATTACAGCCTTTATCAGTACTACAAGAAGATATTGATTTTAAAAATTCCTCCACTTCCTTAAATATTGTTATTATAGTAAATAATGATTTTAAGATAATGGAATCAAACAATAGTTTTTCTCAACTGGTAGGCAAAGAGGGAACACAACTTTATAATCAACCTCTTGAAAATTATTTAGCAAACCAATCTATAGAAGAATGGTATAGGTTAAAGAAGGAATTAACGCATACTTCTACTATCGAAAATAAGATCAATTTATGGTTTAAAACAAACCACGCTAGACCGTGCTCAGGGATATGTACAATAGTTTCATTTCCAAGAACTTCTTTGTTGTATGGAAAAAGAATTTTAATAGCGAGCATTAGGGTTGAAAATAAAATATCATGTCGAAGTGTTCATAAAGACCAATCAAGTTTGGGACGTACAATGCTAGATGTTAAGAAACAGAAAAAAGTAATTCCAGCACTCAATGGTCGCGATATTTCAATTCTCATTTCTATAGAAAATCATGTAAAGAATAACTTGCAAATGCCATTAGTTACCCTAAGGGAGTTGGCTCATTCTTTTGGAACTAATGAGTACAAAGTAAAAATTGGATTTAAAAAACTTTTTGGAGTATCTGTTTTTCAATTTTTGAAAAATGAACGATTAAAGAAAGCACATGCCTTAGTTAAATTCACTAGTATTCCAATTAAAGAAATAGCATTAACAGTGGGTTTTAAACAACCTAATCATATGTCAAGAGAATTCAAAAGGCGATATGGATATAATCCTACCGAACTGAGATAA
- a CDS encoding DUF3526 domain-containing protein, which translates to MLVYNFKYELKILYRNRWVQLLTVLLLVLFVFAGYNGKQRVDKRMGDIQAAQTMVELSDAKTLANLKAIENGEDLGLSNWIIPTYPMNVGNLSPRLVAMPANEMAFMATGQSDIYTHFVMPTVFGDDFAINVSEMSSPIQLLFGSFDLVFVVVYLLPLIIIAFSYNILSEEKERGSLRLLASQPISIRLWVLQKIGVRLFWMLLIIFLVTALVFLLNTINSWDGFVTFLVSCSVYMFFWFTLAFAVNITVGKSVQNAFALLGFWIVFVLLIPSGVNQLSDNLYPIPPRSELINEVREHKAEATKMQDEILDNFLRDHPEYAMSEGEQSRSFWHNYMASQEVVKTQLEPLLFEYEKNLGLRHQWVDKLQWVSPAILTQQALVSRAGTSKIDYENFWKQASQFGEIWKGYFIPMLYTNQTFTSSHFQELPEFKYDFKSHRIFDVRVFGVLLLTVLIMLLTALKYKLSKKKNEIIL; encoded by the coding sequence ATGTTAGTATATAATTTTAAGTATGAATTAAAAATTCTATACCGAAATCGGTGGGTTCAGCTCCTCACAGTTCTTTTATTGGTTTTGTTTGTTTTTGCTGGATATAACGGTAAACAAAGAGTAGATAAAAGAATGGGGGATATACAAGCAGCTCAAACTATGGTAGAGTTGTCTGACGCAAAAACCCTGGCAAACTTAAAAGCCATTGAAAATGGAGAAGACCTGGGATTAAGCAATTGGATCATTCCAACCTACCCAATGAATGTTGGAAATTTAAGTCCCAGATTGGTGGCTATGCCTGCAAACGAAATGGCTTTCATGGCCACTGGGCAGAGTGATATTTACACTCATTTTGTGATGCCAACAGTGTTTGGTGATGATTTTGCCATTAATGTCTCCGAAATGTCGAGTCCAATCCAGTTGCTTTTCGGGAGTTTTGATCTGGTGTTTGTTGTGGTGTATTTATTACCGTTGATTATTATTGCGTTTTCCTATAATATTCTTTCTGAGGAAAAGGAACGCGGATCACTGCGTTTATTGGCCTCTCAACCTATTTCAATCCGTCTTTGGGTGTTGCAAAAAATTGGGGTTAGACTATTTTGGATGTTACTTATAATATTTTTAGTAACAGCCCTTGTTTTTTTACTAAACACTATTAATTCGTGGGATGGATTTGTTACATTTTTAGTGAGCTGTAGTGTGTACATGTTTTTCTGGTTCACTTTGGCTTTTGCTGTAAATATCACTGTAGGTAAATCGGTACAGAATGCTTTTGCTCTATTGGGTTTTTGGATAGTGTTTGTATTGTTAATACCCTCTGGTGTAAATCAATTAAGTGATAACCTATATCCTATTCCTCCTAGGAGTGAACTTATTAATGAAGTGAGGGAGCATAAAGCAGAAGCAACTAAAATGCAGGATGAAATATTGGATAATTTTCTTCGTGATCATCCGGAATATGCCATGTCAGAGGGAGAACAATCTCGTTCCTTTTGGCATAATTATATGGCATCTCAAGAAGTTGTGAAGACCCAACTTGAACCATTATTATTTGAATATGAAAAGAATCTTGGCCTTAGACATCAATGGGTTGACAAACTGCAATGGGTGTCTCCAGCAATTTTGACCCAACAAGCACTAGTAAGCCGAGCAGGGACTTCGAAGATTGATTATGAAAATTTTTGGAAACAAGCCTCTCAATTTGGTGAGATTTGGAAAGGCTATTTTATTCCAATGTTATATACAAATCAGACGTTTACTTCTTCTCATTTTCAAGAGTTACCGGAATTTAAGTATGACTTTAAAAGTCATAGAATTTTCGATGTAAGAGTGTTTGGAGTGCTACTACTAACGGTATTAATTATGCTTTTAACTGCATTGAAATACAAACTATCAAAAAAGAAAAATGAAATCATATTATAA
- a CDS encoding ABC transporter ATP-binding protein — translation MIITKELTKKYGDFTALTNLNLHINSGEIYCLLGANGAGKSTTINLLLNYINPTSGQAYINGMDVQKQGRETKKYIAYIPENLMLYPSLTAIENLDYFSGIAGIKLQRKSLEELLSKAGLQSEAFYKPTVAFSKGMRQKVGIAIALAKQAKVLLLDEPTSGLDPKASNEFGHLLLQLQKEGVAILMATHDLFRAKEIATHIGIMKGGILQHEFKASEITLQKLEEVYLQTMNYKELHHD, via the coding sequence ATGATAATTACAAAAGAACTTACCAAAAAATACGGTGATTTTACTGCGTTAACCAATTTGAATCTCCATATCAATTCTGGAGAGATATACTGTTTGTTAGGCGCTAATGGAGCTGGAAAATCTACCACTATTAATCTTTTACTAAATTATATTAATCCTACCTCAGGCCAGGCCTACATAAACGGAATGGACGTACAAAAACAGGGTAGGGAAACCAAAAAGTATATAGCTTACATACCAGAAAATTTGATGCTTTATCCAAGTCTTACGGCTATTGAGAATTTGGACTACTTTTCAGGAATTGCTGGAATCAAACTTCAGAGAAAATCGTTAGAGGAACTTCTTTCGAAAGCCGGATTACAGTCAGAGGCGTTTTATAAACCTACCGTAGCTTTCTCTAAAGGAATGAGACAAAAGGTAGGGATCGCTATTGCATTGGCTAAGCAAGCCAAAGTATTGTTACTTGACGAACCTACTTCCGGATTAGACCCTAAAGCAAGTAATGAATTTGGGCATTTACTCCTACAGCTACAAAAAGAAGGAGTGGCTATTTTAATGGCCACACATGATCTTTTTAGAGCTAAGGAGATTGCAACGCACATTGGGATTATGAAGGGAGGAATACTTCAGCACGAATTTAAAGCCTCTGAAATCACCTTGCAAAAATTAGAAGAAGTGTATTTACAAACCATGAACTATAAAGAGTTGCATCATGATTAA
- a CDS encoding serine hydrolase yields the protein MKNTASFLSLFIVISLTGSLYAQKMTSSKIDALLERVLESTPSVGIAVAVVKDGKQIHSKGYGFKSINGKEKVDQHTLFAIASNSKAFTAAALAILVDEGKLKWDDKVVTHIPEFTMYNEYVTANFTIVDLLTHRSGLGLGAGDLMIFPDGADFTVADVLKSFQYQKPVSAFRTKYDYDNLLYIVAGEVVARISGQSWVDFIQTRILDPLEMKNAVPTASKLSPNANLALPHDSEGSKIKQLTTYDSELLAAAGGIFASVNDLSKWMLMQLNNGKYGANLSNELFSLKQQDQMWYPHTNLRFSTKPNPRTKQHFAAYGLGWVINDKQGKIVVSHTGGLPGMLSKTVLVPELNLGIVVLTNSLPGGNAFTSIPEMILDSYLEIEEHDWIKELAERAKSKGNESDSVLTSVWNTVAENQSVKVDFSNYVGTYIDNWFGEVEISEKNGKLWFTSKRSPKLNGQMLYYKATTFAVKWDYKDMEADAFAIFSLDEEGKATGIKMKGISPNMDFSFDFHDLDLKRIPD from the coding sequence ATGAAAAATACAGCTTCATTTTTATCATTGTTTATTGTTATTTCACTGACTGGATCTCTTTATGCCCAGAAGATGACTTCTTCTAAAATTGATGCGTTGCTTGAAAGAGTGTTGGAATCAACGCCATCTGTTGGTATTGCTGTTGCAGTAGTTAAAGATGGAAAGCAGATTCATTCAAAGGGTTATGGATTTAAATCTATTAATGGTAAGGAAAAGGTGGATCAACACACTCTTTTTGCTATAGCTTCTAATTCAAAAGCCTTTACAGCAGCTGCATTAGCCATATTGGTGGATGAAGGAAAATTAAAATGGGATGACAAAGTAGTTACTCATATTCCAGAATTTACCATGTATAATGAGTATGTTACTGCCAACTTTACTATAGTAGATCTATTGACACATCGAAGTGGCCTTGGACTTGGGGCTGGAGATTTAATGATTTTCCCAGATGGTGCAGATTTTACAGTAGCTGATGTACTTAAAAGCTTTCAATATCAAAAACCTGTTTCCGCATTTCGAACCAAATATGATTATGACAATTTACTTTATATTGTTGCTGGTGAAGTGGTAGCTAGAATTAGCGGTCAAAGCTGGGTAGATTTTATCCAGACACGAATTCTAGATCCACTAGAGATGAAAAATGCTGTGCCTACAGCATCTAAACTAAGCCCTAATGCAAACCTAGCCCTTCCACATGACTCTGAAGGATCGAAAATAAAACAATTAACCACTTATGATAGCGAATTGTTGGCCGCAGCAGGAGGAATTTTTGCGAGCGTTAATGATTTGTCTAAGTGGATGTTGATGCAATTGAATAACGGGAAATATGGTGCGAATTTATCCAATGAATTATTTTCCTTGAAACAGCAAGATCAAATGTGGTATCCACATACTAATTTACGTTTTTCAACTAAACCCAATCCTAGAACAAAGCAACATTTTGCAGCTTATGGACTAGGTTGGGTAATCAATGATAAACAAGGAAAAATTGTGGTAAGCCATACTGGCGGTCTGCCTGGTATGTTATCCAAAACAGTGTTGGTTCCAGAACTTAACTTAGGAATAGTAGTACTTACCAATTCACTACCTGGAGGCAATGCATTTACCTCTATCCCTGAAATGATTTTGGATTCTTATCTTGAAATTGAAGAACATGATTGGATCAAAGAATTGGCTGAAAGAGCAAAATCCAAAGGGAATGAATCTGATTCTGTATTGACTAGTGTTTGGAATACAGTTGCAGAAAACCAATCTGTTAAAGTAGATTTTTCTAATTATGTAGGTACCTATATAGACAATTGGTTTGGAGAAGTTGAGATTTCTGAAAAGAATGGTAAACTTTGGTTCACCTCAAAGCGATCTCCAAAACTAAATGGACAAATGCTGTATTATAAGGCAACTACCTTCGCTGTTAAATGGGACTATAAGGATATGGAAGCTGATGCTTTTGCCATTTTTAGTTTAGATGAAGAAGGAAAAGCAACAGGAATAAAAATGAAAGGTATTTCACCAAATATGGATTTTAGTTTTGATTTTCACGATTTGGACCTAAAACGGATACCAGATTAG
- a CDS encoding ABC transporter permease: MIKRTLLKELKELFRDGRIRITIGIVVLLLGTAIWVSGSQYIEAKANFEAFTESERETWEGQGEKNPHSAAHYGTYAFKPEYPLGLLDKGIDKFTGTSIFLEAHKRNEAQYIPIADRTGLARFGELTPDFILLFIIPLLIILMGYNSYTKENEQGTFLLLKSQGVKKHSLLLGKWTALFIPIAIISLVLFLIAGLIISNIKDLGSFSWGSLGILLLIYWGYYIVFINITLFVSRISKKSAIALVSLLGVWIVSCLLIPKVASNIANSKYPYPTRQQFTSTIKKEKEEGLDGHNPWSEAAKQLEKETLAQYNVDSVHKLPFNYDGYRMQKGEEHESEVYRKHYQKLRQQFANQASTYRALSVLSPFLPTRFLSMGIARTDYYTHWDFEDKVEDYRLSKVQFLNEYFAKNSKYGDWGFEADAKLWEKLPEFTYQYQPFSEVLRQQKSSLFILGGWLLFTFFLLFNVKNKI, from the coding sequence ATGATTAAAAGAACATTACTTAAGGAATTAAAGGAACTTTTCAGAGATGGTCGAATACGAATAACAATTGGGATTGTAGTACTACTTTTGGGAACAGCCATCTGGGTAAGTGGGAGTCAGTATATAGAAGCAAAAGCTAATTTTGAAGCTTTCACTGAATCAGAGAGAGAGACCTGGGAAGGTCAAGGGGAGAAGAATCCCCATTCTGCAGCACATTATGGTACCTATGCATTTAAACCAGAATACCCCCTAGGGTTATTGGATAAAGGGATTGATAAATTCACGGGAACCTCCATATTTTTAGAAGCTCATAAGCGCAATGAAGCCCAGTATATACCTATAGCGGATAGAACTGGTTTGGCGCGTTTTGGTGAATTAACCCCAGACTTTATATTATTGTTTATTATTCCCTTGTTGATTATTTTAATGGGATATAATAGTTATACAAAAGAAAATGAGCAAGGAACATTCTTATTGTTAAAAAGTCAAGGTGTAAAAAAACACTCGTTGCTTTTGGGGAAATGGACAGCATTATTCATTCCTATAGCAATAATATCTTTGGTTCTTTTTTTAATAGCTGGACTTATCATCTCTAATATTAAAGATTTAGGAAGCTTTAGTTGGGGTTCCTTGGGGATTTTACTTCTAATTTATTGGGGATATTATATCGTATTTATAAACATAACGTTATTTGTTTCTCGAATTTCTAAGAAATCAGCTATTGCGCTAGTGAGTTTATTAGGAGTGTGGATCGTTTCCTGTTTATTAATTCCTAAAGTTGCAAGCAATATTGCCAACTCAAAGTACCCCTATCCAACTAGGCAGCAATTTACTTCTACCATTAAGAAGGAAAAGGAGGAAGGGTTAGATGGACATAATCCCTGGAGTGAAGCCGCTAAGCAACTGGAAAAGGAGACCCTTGCTCAATATAATGTGGATAGTGTACATAAACTACCCTTTAATTATGATGGATACAGAATGCAAAAAGGGGAGGAACATGAGTCTGAAGTATACAGGAAACACTATCAGAAACTAAGACAACAATTTGCTAATCAGGCCTCTACATATAGAGCATTATCTGTGTTGTCTCCCTTTTTGCCCACTCGATTTCTGTCTATGGGAATTGCTCGAACTGATTATTATACTCATTGGGATTTTGAAGACAAGGTAGAAGATTATCGATTGTCTAAAGTTCAATTTCTCAATGAATATTTTGCTAAAAACTCCAAGTATGGAGATTGGGGCTTTGAAGCTGATGCAAAATTATGGGAAAAGCTACCTGAGTTTACCTACCAATATCAACCATTTAGTGAAGTGTTAAGGCAACAAAAATCGTCTTTATTCATTTTGGGGGGCTGGTTACTCTTTACTTTTTTCCTATTGTTTAACGTTAAAAATAAGATCTAA
- a CDS encoding tetratricopeptide repeat protein, with translation MEIRFVLLVLFVFLSGCKNSDQKKEKLVVTATKMCAPITTDRSWYLSEKKAPLFEGMGELHFPISTKNELVQKYVNQGLVLAYGFNHAEAARSFYYATKLDPNCAMAFWGYAYVLGPNYNAGMDTDNYRYAYQAIQKALTLSKEKNVTQRERDLIQALSTRYVSSPVEDRLDLDIAYADAMKALFKTYSEDADIGVLYVESLMNLHPWDLYDKEGKEKKWTPEIVSVLEKIIEKYPRHPGAHHFYIHAVEASNIPERALKSAELFDKGLVANAGHLVHMPSHVYIRTGDYHKGTLANLQSIKVDSAYVTACNAQGAYPLAYYPHNQHFMAATATLEGNSKWALYAAEALKSTINKQLMKDPDWSTIQHYYTIPYYVYVKFGKWDRILDMENEFPELVYPTAIWHYARGMSYTGKGNLMAAKMELEALEKVIGTHKELKEITIWNINSVYDLVQIAQKVLKASIVAQEGDFLQSIDLLKDAVAIEDSLNYNEPPDWFFSVRHYLGAVQLEAGAYENAISTYQQDLRNLPKNGWALRGLSLAYSKLGDESNRKRIEEMFTTAWRTADMKINTSIVK, from the coding sequence ATGGAGATTAGATTTGTATTGCTGGTACTGTTTGTTTTTTTATCCGGATGTAAAAATTCAGACCAAAAAAAAGAAAAGTTAGTTGTTACTGCGACTAAAATGTGTGCTCCTATTACAACGGATAGAAGTTGGTATTTAAGTGAAAAGAAAGCTCCTTTGTTTGAGGGAATGGGGGAATTGCATTTTCCTATATCCACCAAAAATGAATTGGTTCAAAAGTATGTTAATCAAGGGCTTGTTCTAGCGTATGGCTTTAATCATGCCGAGGCTGCTAGATCATTTTATTATGCCACCAAACTTGACCCTAATTGTGCAATGGCATTTTGGGGGTATGCCTATGTTTTAGGGCCCAACTATAATGCCGGTATGGATACAGATAATTACAGGTATGCTTATCAGGCCATTCAGAAGGCACTAACACTTTCAAAGGAAAAAAATGTAACACAAAGAGAAAGAGATCTTATCCAGGCGCTTTCAACAAGATATGTGAGTAGCCCTGTAGAGGATCGGTTGGATTTGGATATAGCGTATGCCGATGCTATGAAAGCACTCTTTAAAACGTATTCTGAGGATGCGGATATTGGAGTTCTCTATGTAGAATCTTTAATGAATCTTCATCCCTGGGATTTATATGACAAAGAAGGTAAAGAGAAGAAGTGGACTCCAGAAATTGTTTCAGTTCTGGAAAAAATAATTGAAAAATATCCTAGGCATCCAGGTGCTCACCATTTTTATATTCATGCCGTGGAGGCATCAAATATCCCTGAGAGAGCCCTTAAAAGTGCTGAATTGTTTGATAAAGGATTGGTAGCCAATGCTGGGCATTTAGTACATATGCCATCTCATGTGTATATACGAACTGGAGATTACCACAAGGGGACTTTGGCCAATTTACAGTCTATCAAGGTAGACAGTGCCTATGTGACTGCCTGCAATGCACAGGGTGCTTATCCATTGGCCTATTACCCCCATAACCAGCACTTCATGGCGGCAACGGCAACTTTGGAAGGGAATAGTAAATGGGCACTATATGCTGCTGAAGCCTTAAAAAGCACTATAAATAAACAGTTAATGAAAGACCCAGATTGGAGTACCATTCAGCACTATTATACCATCCCGTATTATGTTTATGTGAAGTTTGGAAAGTGGGATCGTATTCTTGACATGGAAAATGAATTTCCTGAACTAGTGTACCCTACAGCAATTTGGCATTATGCAAGAGGTATGTCATATACAGGAAAGGGTAATTTAATGGCTGCTAAAATGGAGCTTGAGGCTCTTGAAAAGGTGATAGGTACTCATAAAGAACTTAAAGAAATAACCATTTGGAATATAAATTCGGTATATGATTTAGTCCAAATTGCGCAAAAAGTATTAAAGGCATCCATAGTAGCACAAGAAGGTGACTTTTTACAAAGTATTGATTTATTGAAGGATGCTGTCGCCATTGAAGATTCCCTAAATTATAATGAACCACCAGATTGGTTTTTTTCTGTACGGCATTATTTAGGAGCTGTCCAATTGGAAGCAGGAGCATATGAAAATGCCATTAGCACCTATCAGCAAGATTTGAGAAATTTACCTAAAAATGGCTGGGCATTAAGAGGATTAAGTTTGGCTTATTCAAAATTAGGAGATGAGTCAAACAGAAAGAGAATAGAAGAGATGTTTACTACAGCTTGGCGTACAGCAGACATGAAAATCAACACATCGATTGTTAAATAA